A single genomic interval of Alteromonas sp. BL110 harbors:
- the crcB gene encoding fluoride efflux transporter CrcB — protein sequence MPQGLALYCFIAAGGATGACLRYFVTTSVDSLFGKHMPFGTLTVNVVGSFALALLYGIIERHDLSDSPYRALIGVGLLGAFTTFSTFSVETLTLLENGLWLKAIANVFLNVGACLIAGWLAIQLMKG from the coding sequence GTGCCTCAAGGGTTAGCTTTGTATTGTTTTATTGCCGCAGGCGGGGCGACTGGCGCCTGTTTACGCTATTTTGTTACCACAAGTGTTGATTCCTTATTTGGAAAACACATGCCGTTTGGTACACTAACGGTGAATGTGGTTGGGTCGTTTGCACTCGCGTTACTGTACGGCATTATTGAACGTCACGATTTAAGCGACTCTCCTTACCGTGCGCTTATCGGTGTGGGCCTATTAGGTGCCTTTACTACATTCTCAACATTTTCTGTTGAAACCTTAACTTTATTAGAAAACGGGTTGTGGCTCAAAGCCATAGCGAATGTATTTCTTAACGTTGGCGCTTGCCTAATAGCAGGTTGGCTAGCCATTCAATTAATGAAAGGATAA
- a CDS encoding SOS response-associated peptidase family protein → MCGFIQRVTDSPDVIALLEEVGLTQTIPLFVNESSTSNVINFYPAFGKVPERQITNLIVSCDSTIDATWWFDAKPVGNTLEVGNRTTFNARNLESPYWGKFIRERRAIVVATAVGESNPIGEGKAHYLMKPTSGALLIGAVYRRFSNGLFSCAVVTRPPIDGFSQYHEKSIPCFLPHDSHAINAWLTVDKEGALDNEVEYILNNPRIYTDLEVTRVKTFKSAEAIGEVNMLKADENF, encoded by the coding sequence ATGTGTGGATTTATACAACGTGTTACTGACTCTCCAGACGTTATAGCGCTTCTTGAAGAAGTAGGTCTCACACAAACCATTCCGCTTTTCGTCAACGAATCTTCTACAAGCAATGTCATCAACTTTTATCCTGCATTTGGAAAAGTGCCTGAACGACAAATTACCAATTTAATTGTTTCTTGTGATAGCACCATAGATGCTACATGGTGGTTTGATGCTAAGCCCGTAGGCAACACGTTAGAGGTTGGCAATAGAACAACATTTAACGCCCGTAATCTAGAAAGCCCTTATTGGGGAAAGTTTATTCGAGAAAGGCGGGCTATAGTCGTAGCAACGGCTGTAGGGGAGTCTAATCCGATTGGGGAAGGAAAAGCACATTATTTAATGAAGCCCACTAGCGGAGCATTGCTTATTGGCGCGGTATATCGGCGGTTTAGTAATGGGCTATTTTCCTGTGCAGTAGTAACACGCCCGCCTATAGATGGCTTTAGTCAGTATCATGAAAAATCCATTCCCTGCTTTCTTCCTCATGACAGTCACGCTATTAATGCGTGGTTAACCGTTGACAAAGAAGGGGCATTGGATAATGAGGTAGAGTATATTTTGAATAACCCTCGTATTTATACCGACCTTGAAGTCACGCGAGTAAAAACGTTTAAGAGTGCCGAGGCAATCGGTGAAGTTAATATGTTAAAGGCTGACGAAAACTTTTGA
- a CDS encoding host attachment protein, whose amino-acid sequence MTVQKHYVIVANHEDATAYTYTNHGSALVEVKKWHNEFSGASDQDIYTDKPGRQSAPASQVPGVDSMNRKDAAELEDERFASDIADWLDGERKRGALGSIDIISGPGFLGKLRNGMSSQCTDVVDKEVKKNVLGADEETLLSYLK is encoded by the coding sequence ATGACAGTTCAAAAACACTACGTAATTGTGGCTAACCACGAAGACGCCACAGCTTACACCTATACCAACCACGGAAGTGCACTTGTTGAAGTAAAGAAATGGCACAATGAGTTTAGTGGCGCGAGTGACCAAGACATTTATACAGATAAACCCGGCAGACAATCGGCTCCCGCTTCGCAGGTACCGGGCGTTGATAGCATGAACAGAAAAGATGCCGCAGAACTTGAAGATGAACGATTTGCCAGTGACATTGCCGACTGGCTAGATGGTGAGCGTAAACGGGGGGCACTAGGCTCAATTGATATTATTAGCGGGCCAGGATTTCTTGGCAAATTAAGAAACGGAATGTCATCTCAATGTACGGATGTTGTCGATAAAGAAGTCAAAAAGAACGTTTTAGGTGCGGACGAGGAAACCTTACTTTCCTACCTTAAATAA
- the serS gene encoding serine--tRNA ligase, translated as MLDPKCLRSDIEQTAKRLAARGFNLDVAAFSSLEEKRKTLQSRTQDLQNERNVRSKSIGKAKAQGEDIAPLLAEVGKLGDELDAAKAELSELLEEINTLTQGIPNLPDESVPEGKDEDDNVEISRWGEPRTFDFEVKDHVDVAEGLNNGLDFATASKLTGSRFVVMRGDMARLNRAIAQFMLDTHTQEHGYQEMYVPYLVNADSLYGTGQLPKFGEDLFHTKPATEEGQGLSLIPTAEVPLTNIARDEILDAKTLPVKMTAHTPCFRSEAGSYGRDTRGLIRQHQFDKVELVQLVKPEDSFNALEALTGHAEVILQKLELPYRKVLLCTGDMGFGACKTYDLEVWLPAQNTYREISSCSNMLDFQARRMQARFRNPETNKTELLHTLNGSGLAVGRTLVAILENNQQADGSVTIPKALVPYMAGQEVIKA; from the coding sequence ATGTTAGATCCAAAGTGTTTGCGAAGCGATATAGAACAAACAGCTAAGCGATTAGCTGCCCGTGGTTTTAACCTCGATGTAGCAGCTTTCAGTTCGCTTGAAGAAAAAAGAAAAACACTTCAGTCCAGAACACAGGATCTGCAAAACGAGCGTAACGTACGAAGTAAATCCATTGGTAAAGCAAAAGCGCAGGGCGAAGATATCGCACCGCTTTTAGCTGAAGTGGGTAAACTGGGTGACGAGCTTGATGCCGCTAAAGCGGAGCTTAGCGAACTGTTAGAAGAAATAAATACCCTTACACAAGGCATTCCTAACTTGCCGGATGAGTCTGTACCAGAAGGTAAGGATGAAGACGACAACGTGGAAATTTCCCGTTGGGGTGAGCCTCGTACGTTTGATTTTGAAGTAAAAGATCACGTAGATGTTGCGGAAGGCTTAAACAATGGTCTTGATTTCGCAACGGCAAGTAAGCTTACAGGCAGTCGCTTCGTAGTTATGCGCGGTGACATGGCTCGCCTAAATCGTGCCATAGCTCAGTTCATGCTTGATACTCATACCCAAGAACACGGCTATCAAGAGATGTACGTGCCTTATTTGGTTAATGCTGACAGCTTGTACGGCACAGGCCAATTGCCCAAATTTGGTGAAGATTTATTTCATACGAAGCCTGCAACCGAAGAGGGGCAGGGGCTAAGCCTTATTCCAACGGCAGAAGTACCGCTAACGAATATCGCCCGCGATGAAATCTTAGATGCGAAAACGCTGCCTGTGAAAATGACGGCACATACGCCTTGCTTCCGTTCAGAAGCCGGTTCTTATGGCCGTGATACCCGTGGTCTAATTCGTCAGCATCAGTTCGACAAAGTCGAGCTAGTGCAACTAGTTAAGCCAGAAGATAGCTTTAACGCACTAGAAGCACTTACAGGACATGCTGAAGTTATTCTGCAAAAGCTAGAGTTGCCGTACCGTAAAGTGCTGCTATGTACGGGTGACATGGGCTTTGGTGCATGTAAAACCTACGATCTTGAAGTATGGCTACCTGCACAGAACACTTACCGTGAAATTTCTTCATGTTCAAACATGCTGGATTTCCAAGCACGACGTATGCAGGCTAGGTTCCGTAACCCAGAAACGAATAAAACTGAACTGCTTCATACATTGAACGGTTCTGGTTTGGCGGTAGGGCGCACCCTTGTAGCTATTCTGGAGAATAACCAGCAAGCAGACGGAAGCGTAACCATTCCAAAGGCGCTCGTGCCTTACATGGCAGGCCAAGAAGTGATTAAGGCGTAA
- a CDS encoding TonB-dependent receptor plug domain-containing protein, translating to MFKKNLITTTLRNAALVGLVGSLAYPVMSQEMAVDEETVEKIKVTGSRIKRAELSTPAPIVSVSAEEIKRFGTPDLGSILAELPAIAAGSTLIGNNNSNANAGLSSPDLRSLGENRTLTLVNGKRHVAGSPFSNAVDTGSIPAAMIERIEVITGGASAIYGSDAVSGVINVILRDDYEGLEFRFDGTTDLEGVGNRTNNFSALYGHTTDDGKGNITFFAEKNNINQVMEPDLQQAAAWGTIVNPLDTGEDDGIADRLRVPFVGSEMINEFGIINPFGGGPRITFMPNGTPMDQVSRLETNSFAFGSFDQRYDTVFFGEDYVNYVPDQETVTLASTFRYDITDNVRFYGDVKHVDKKIEQQFQPSFRFGGIFVDVEDNAFLDDSTRSRLLDGGQSVVEMSRFFTDIGNRTASNDRELFRFIGGFEGYFSLSDTEFDYDVYYTRGEVSNVRRTLNDLIPSNFLAALDSVIDPETGQAACRSQVPALQGDDYEDPALVNPENCAPFNPFGFGQASAASADFIAGDVQREDEITQEMIGGTLAFDSAEWFELPGGPLGIAFGYEYREEDVETTTDELTQQGVFTSAATPDSFGGYDVSEFFIELRLPLLSDVMLAKELSVDAAYRTADYSHAGSADAWQVGFMWAPIEDVRIRGTVGEAVRAPNVDEAFSPQSPGFANINDPCDADNINDDPDRAANCLALGIPAGFEANDNVSIETLSGGNPDLFSESSESKTVGVVWTPEFLENFSVTLDFYDIEIEDAITEVDAQDILDNCVDATGGPDAGFCSQIDRDENNDVEVVRSGFINASALKTSGVEFQIRYTTELGDLGLPGELRLNLQGNKVNELEEYAFQDRPDEINVEVGEVGDPEYQLRTIVDYRLDEWNFNYTSRFIDRSALFDVSPGGDTPEDTSPAFVGSIWTHDFSIEYTYNENVDVYVGLRNAFNKVPPGYTFNPLYDLLGRRLNAGITVRFE from the coding sequence ATGTTTAAAAAAAACCTCATTACCACTACGTTGAGAAATGCGGCGTTAGTAGGTCTTGTTGGGTCACTTGCCTACCCAGTTATGTCACAAGAGATGGCTGTAGACGAAGAGACAGTTGAAAAAATCAAAGTAACAGGCTCGCGCATTAAGCGAGCAGAGCTTTCAACGCCGGCACCGATCGTTTCAGTAAGTGCAGAGGAAATAAAGCGCTTCGGTACTCCCGACTTAGGTAGTATTCTTGCCGAGCTTCCTGCAATTGCTGCAGGCTCAACCCTAATTGGTAACAACAACAGTAATGCCAATGCTGGGCTTAGCTCACCAGATTTACGCTCTCTTGGCGAAAACAGAACCTTAACACTAGTAAATGGCAAACGTCACGTGGCGGGTTCACCATTTTCAAATGCGGTAGATACGGGCTCAATTCCTGCTGCTATGATCGAACGAATTGAAGTCATTACCGGCGGTGCGTCGGCTATTTATGGTTCTGATGCGGTATCAGGTGTTATTAACGTAATTCTTCGAGACGATTACGAGGGCTTAGAGTTTAGGTTTGATGGTACTACTGACCTTGAAGGTGTTGGTAACAGAACTAACAACTTTAGTGCGCTTTACGGTCACACTACCGACGACGGTAAAGGTAACATTACCTTCTTTGCTGAAAAGAACAACATCAACCAAGTTATGGAGCCTGACCTTCAGCAAGCAGCAGCGTGGGGAACTATAGTAAACCCACTAGACACTGGTGAAGACGATGGTATCGCAGATAGACTTCGCGTTCCATTTGTTGGTTCAGAGATGATCAACGAGTTTGGCATTATCAACCCATTTGGTGGTGGTCCTAGAATTACGTTTATGCCAAACGGCACACCTATGGACCAAGTCTCTCGTTTAGAAACGAACAGCTTTGCGTTTGGTAGTTTTGACCAGCGTTATGATACGGTTTTCTTCGGTGAAGACTATGTTAACTACGTTCCTGATCAAGAAACAGTTACGTTAGCCAGTACGTTCCGCTATGACATTACAGACAACGTACGTTTCTATGGTGACGTTAAACATGTAGATAAGAAGATTGAGCAGCAGTTTCAACCATCTTTCCGCTTTGGCGGTATTTTCGTCGATGTTGAAGACAATGCATTTTTAGACGACTCTACGCGATCTCGCCTTCTTGATGGTGGTCAATCCGTGGTAGAAATGTCGCGCTTTTTCACTGATATAGGTAACCGAACAGCGTCTAACGATCGTGAACTGTTTCGCTTTATTGGCGGTTTCGAAGGGTATTTCTCGCTAAGCGATACTGAGTTTGACTACGACGTTTATTACACGCGAGGCGAAGTGTCTAACGTGCGTCGTACCTTAAACGACTTAATTCCTTCAAACTTCCTAGCTGCCTTGGATTCTGTAATCGATCCTGAGACAGGGCAAGCTGCATGTCGTAGTCAGGTCCCTGCACTTCAAGGCGATGACTATGAAGATCCAGCTTTAGTTAATCCAGAGAACTGTGCACCGTTCAACCCATTTGGTTTCGGTCAAGCAAGCGCAGCTTCTGCAGACTTCATCGCCGGTGATGTACAGCGCGAAGATGAAATCACTCAAGAAATGATTGGTGGAACACTGGCATTTGATTCTGCTGAGTGGTTTGAGCTTCCAGGTGGTCCGCTAGGTATCGCGTTCGGCTATGAATATCGTGAAGAAGATGTTGAAACAACTACCGATGAATTAACGCAACAAGGCGTATTTACCAGCGCTGCCACTCCTGATTCTTTTGGTGGCTATGATGTTAGTGAGTTCTTCATTGAGCTTCGCTTACCTTTACTTAGTGATGTTATGTTGGCCAAGGAACTGTCGGTCGACGCGGCGTATCGCACAGCTGACTATTCACACGCAGGTAGTGCAGATGCTTGGCAAGTAGGCTTTATGTGGGCACCAATTGAAGATGTACGTATTCGCGGTACAGTAGGTGAAGCTGTCCGTGCACCTAACGTGGATGAGGCATTTTCTCCGCAATCGCCAGGTTTCGCAAATATTAACGACCCGTGTGACGCCGACAATATTAATGATGATCCAGACCGCGCTGCGAACTGTTTAGCACTGGGTATTCCTGCTGGCTTTGAAGCAAACGACAACGTAAGTATTGAAACACTATCTGGCGGTAACCCTGACTTGTTTTCTGAAAGCAGTGAATCGAAAACCGTTGGTGTAGTTTGGACGCCGGAGTTTTTAGAAAACTTCTCTGTTACCCTTGATTTCTACGACATTGAAATTGAAGATGCAATCACAGAAGTTGATGCACAGGATATCCTAGATAACTGTGTTGATGCCACGGGTGGCCCTGACGCGGGTTTCTGCTCGCAGATTGACCGTGACGAGAACAACGATGTGGAAGTTGTACGTTCAGGCTTTATCAATGCGTCTGCACTTAAAACGTCAGGTGTAGAATTCCAAATCCGCTATACGACCGAACTTGGTGATTTAGGTCTACCGGGTGAGCTACGCTTAAACCTTCAAGGTAACAAAGTTAATGAACTTGAAGAGTACGCGTTCCAAGACCGTCCAGATGAAATTAACGTAGAAGTGGGTGAGGTAGGAGACCCAGAGTATCAATTGAGAACGATTGTTGACTATCGTCTGGATGAGTGGAACTTCAACTACACAAGTCGTTTTATTGACCGTTCTGCATTATTTGATGTTTCACCTGGCGGAGATACTCCTGAAGACACTTCACCAGCCTTTGTTGGAAGTATTTGGACTCACGACTTCAGCATTGAATATACCTACAACGAAAATGTTGACGTATATGTGGGCCTGAGAAACGCCTTCAATAAGGTACCACCTGGCTACACGTTCAATCCACTGTATGACCTTTTAGGTCGCAGATTGAATGCTGGTATTACTGTTCGCTTCGAATAA